In the Hordeum vulgare subsp. vulgare chromosome 7H, MorexV3_pseudomolecules_assembly, whole genome shotgun sequence genome, one interval contains:
- the LOC123407691 gene encoding protein DECREASED SIZE EXCLUSION LIMIT 1-like isoform X2, with protein MASDRESQRRRPSPDPVAVLRGHRAAVSDACFHPDLPLLFSGAADGELRVWDTASHRTVSSIWAHGGAAGVYSIAAGSGLGNAIISQGRDGLCKGWVIEEAGLSRRPIFTIKTSTYHFCKMSLVKVPCSAHGTQTKLNGSNIGPEPQRVPIEDNTGSDVLNPAEGTQEYDQGSSLDGQNILTIAGQESSEVELWDIKNSTKIMCLPKRCSANMTGHPTKQKGLCMAVQAFIPCESGGYVNILSSYEDGSTLWWDVRKPGSPLSSVKYHSESALSIAIDGLCTGGISGGADNKIAMFSLDHQKGMFSLRNEIESERPGIAGTAIRPDNKIAATAGWDHRLRVYNYNKGNALAILKYHSATCAAVAFSHDCKLLASCSADTTVALWELYPPKTPSKIDITTEEAEK; from the exons ATGGCCAGCGACCGGGAGAGCCAGcgccgccgcccgtcgccggACCCCGTGGCGGTGCTGCGGGGGCACCGCGCAGCCGTCAGCGACGCCTGCTTCCACCCCGACCTCCCGCTCCTCTTCTCCgg CGCGGCCGACGGGGAGCTCAGGGTCTGGGACACAGCGAGCCACCGTACCGTCTCCTCCATCTG GGCTCACGGCGGCGCGGCTGGGGTGTATTCCATCGCTGCAGGCTCCGGACTTGGGAACGCGATCATTAG CCAGGGCAGGGATGGTTTGTGCAAAGGCTGGGTGATTGAAGAAGCTGGGCTCTCAAG GAGGCCCATATTTACAATTAAAACAAGTACATACCATTTCTGTAAGATGTCACTGGTTAAGGTTCCATGTTCTGCACATGGCACACAAACTAAGTTGAATGGCTCAAATATTGGCCCTGAGCCGCAAAGAGTACCTATTGAAGATAATACAGGATCAGATGTTTTAAATCCTGCAGAAGGAACACAAGAATATGATCAAG GCAGTTCCTTGGATGGACAAAATATATTGACAATCGCTGGTCAAGAATCGTCTGAG GTTGAACTATGGGACATTAAAAATTCAACAAAGATAATGTGTTTGCCCAAAAGATGCAGTGCTAATATGACAGGTCACCCTACCAAGCAAAAAG GTCTATGCATGGCTGTGCAAGCTTTCATCCCATGTGAATCTGGAGGCTATGTTAATATTTTATCAAG TTATGAAGATGGAAGCACTCTTTGGTGGGATGTACGAAAGCCTGGGTCACCCTTATCTTCAGTGAAATATCATTCGGAATCAG CTTTATCCATTGCTATTGACGGTTTATGCACCGGTGGGATCTCAGGAGGTGCTGATAATAAAATAGCCATGTTTTCCCTTGATCATCAGAAG GGCATGTTTTCTCTCAGGAATGAAATAGAAAGTGAGAGACCTGGTATAGCGGGTACAGCGATTCGGCCAGACAACAAGATTGCAGCAACTGCTGGTTGGGATCACAG GCTTCGAGTGTATAACTACAATAAAGGAAATGCTCTGGCCATTCTAAAGTATCACAGCGCTACG TGTGCCGCGGTGGCTTTCTCACATGACTGCAAATTGTTGGCCTCTTGCTCGGCGGACACCACGGTTGCGTTATGGGAGCTGTATCCCCCGAAAACACCCAGCAAAATTGACATCACAACCGAGGAGGCTGAGAAATAG
- the LOC123407691 gene encoding protein DECREASED SIZE EXCLUSION LIMIT 1-like isoform X4 produces MASDRESQRRRPSPDPVAVLRGHRAAVSDACFHPDLPLLFSGAADGELRVWDTASHRTVSSIWAHGGAAGVYSIAAGSGLGNAIISQGRDGLCKGWVIEEAGLSRRPIFTIKTSTYHFCKMSLVKVPCSAHGTQTKLNGSNIGPEPQRVPIEDNTGSDVLNPAEGTQEYDQGSSLDGQNILTIAGQESSEVELWDIKNSTKIMCLPKRCSANMTGHPTKQKGLCMAVQAFIPCESGGYVNILSSYEDGSTLWWDVRKPGSPLSSVKYHSESALSIAIDGLCTGGISGGADNKIAMFSLDHQKGMFSLRNEIESERPGIAGTAIRPDNKIAATAGWDHRWFASFAGFECITTIKEMLWPF; encoded by the exons ATGGCCAGCGACCGGGAGAGCCAGcgccgccgcccgtcgccggACCCCGTGGCGGTGCTGCGGGGGCACCGCGCAGCCGTCAGCGACGCCTGCTTCCACCCCGACCTCCCGCTCCTCTTCTCCgg CGCGGCCGACGGGGAGCTCAGGGTCTGGGACACAGCGAGCCACCGTACCGTCTCCTCCATCTG GGCTCACGGCGGCGCGGCTGGGGTGTATTCCATCGCTGCAGGCTCCGGACTTGGGAACGCGATCATTAG CCAGGGCAGGGATGGTTTGTGCAAAGGCTGGGTGATTGAAGAAGCTGGGCTCTCAAG GAGGCCCATATTTACAATTAAAACAAGTACATACCATTTCTGTAAGATGTCACTGGTTAAGGTTCCATGTTCTGCACATGGCACACAAACTAAGTTGAATGGCTCAAATATTGGCCCTGAGCCGCAAAGAGTACCTATTGAAGATAATACAGGATCAGATGTTTTAAATCCTGCAGAAGGAACACAAGAATATGATCAAG GCAGTTCCTTGGATGGACAAAATATATTGACAATCGCTGGTCAAGAATCGTCTGAG GTTGAACTATGGGACATTAAAAATTCAACAAAGATAATGTGTTTGCCCAAAAGATGCAGTGCTAATATGACAGGTCACCCTACCAAGCAAAAAG GTCTATGCATGGCTGTGCAAGCTTTCATCCCATGTGAATCTGGAGGCTATGTTAATATTTTATCAAG TTATGAAGATGGAAGCACTCTTTGGTGGGATGTACGAAAGCCTGGGTCACCCTTATCTTCAGTGAAATATCATTCGGAATCAG CTTTATCCATTGCTATTGACGGTTTATGCACCGGTGGGATCTCAGGAGGTGCTGATAATAAAATAGCCATGTTTTCCCTTGATCATCAGAAG GGCATGTTTTCTCTCAGGAATGAAATAGAAAGTGAGAGACCTGGTATAGCGGGTACAGCGATTCGGCCAGACAACAAGATTGCAGCAACTGCTGGTTGGGATCACAG GTGGTTTGCATCATTTGCAGGCTTCGAGTGTATAACTACAATAAAGGAAATGCTCTGGCCATTCTAA
- the LOC123413076 gene encoding histone H3.3 — protein MARTKQTARKSTGGKAPRKQLATKAARKSAPTTGGVKKPHRYRPGTVALREIRKYQKSTELLIRKLPFQRLVREIAQDFKTDLRFQSHAVLALQEAAEAYLVGLFEDTNLCAIHAKRVTIMPKDIQLARRIRGERA, from the exons ATGGCCCGTACCAAGCAGACCGCCCGCAAGTCCACCGGCGGCAAGGCGCCCCGCAAGCAGCTCGCCACCAAG GCGGCGAGGAAGTCGGCGCCGACCACCGGCGGGGTGAAGAAGCCCCACAGGTACAGGCCCGGGACCGTGGCCCTCCGTGAGATCCGCAAGTACCAGAAGAGCACGGAGTTGCTGATCCGCAAGCTGCCCTTCCAGCGCCTGGTGAGGGAGATCGCGCAGGACTTCAAGACCGACCTCCGCTTCCAGTCCCACGCCGTGCTGGCCCTCCAGGAGGCGGCGGAGGCGTACCTCGTGGGGCTGTTCGAGGACACCAACCTGTGCGCCATCCACGCCAAGCGCGTCACCATCATGCCCAAGGACATCCAGCTCGCCCGCCGCATCCGTGGCGAGAGGGCGTAA
- the LOC123407691 gene encoding protein DECREASED SIZE EXCLUSION LIMIT 1-like isoform X3 has protein sequence MASDRESQRRRPSPDPVAVLRGHRAAVSDACFHPDLPLLFSGAADGELRVWDTASHRTVSSIWAHGGAAGVYSIAAGSGLGNAIISQGRDGLCKGWVIEEAGLSRRPIFTIKTSTYHFCKMSLVKVPCSAHGTQTKLNGSNIGPEPQRVPIEDNTGSDVLNPAEGTQEYDQGSSLDGQNILTIAGQESSEVELWDIKNSTKIMCLPKRCSANMTGHPTKQKGLCMAVQAFIPCESGGYVNILSSYEDGSTLWWDVRKPGSPLSSVKYHSESALSIAIDGLCTGGISGGADNKIAMFSLDHQKGMFSLRNEIESERPGIAGTAIRPDNKIAATAGWDHRRSQLLSGEPASFERKGMEPEAK, from the exons ATGGCCAGCGACCGGGAGAGCCAGcgccgccgcccgtcgccggACCCCGTGGCGGTGCTGCGGGGGCACCGCGCAGCCGTCAGCGACGCCTGCTTCCACCCCGACCTCCCGCTCCTCTTCTCCgg CGCGGCCGACGGGGAGCTCAGGGTCTGGGACACAGCGAGCCACCGTACCGTCTCCTCCATCTG GGCTCACGGCGGCGCGGCTGGGGTGTATTCCATCGCTGCAGGCTCCGGACTTGGGAACGCGATCATTAG CCAGGGCAGGGATGGTTTGTGCAAAGGCTGGGTGATTGAAGAAGCTGGGCTCTCAAG GAGGCCCATATTTACAATTAAAACAAGTACATACCATTTCTGTAAGATGTCACTGGTTAAGGTTCCATGTTCTGCACATGGCACACAAACTAAGTTGAATGGCTCAAATATTGGCCCTGAGCCGCAAAGAGTACCTATTGAAGATAATACAGGATCAGATGTTTTAAATCCTGCAGAAGGAACACAAGAATATGATCAAG GCAGTTCCTTGGATGGACAAAATATATTGACAATCGCTGGTCAAGAATCGTCTGAG GTTGAACTATGGGACATTAAAAATTCAACAAAGATAATGTGTTTGCCCAAAAGATGCAGTGCTAATATGACAGGTCACCCTACCAAGCAAAAAG GTCTATGCATGGCTGTGCAAGCTTTCATCCCATGTGAATCTGGAGGCTATGTTAATATTTTATCAAG TTATGAAGATGGAAGCACTCTTTGGTGGGATGTACGAAAGCCTGGGTCACCCTTATCTTCAGTGAAATATCATTCGGAATCAG CTTTATCCATTGCTATTGACGGTTTATGCACCGGTGGGATCTCAGGAGGTGCTGATAATAAAATAGCCATGTTTTCCCTTGATCATCAGAAG GGCATGTTTTCTCTCAGGAATGAAATAGAAAGTGAGAGACCTGGTATAGCGGGTACAGCGATTCGGCCAGACAACAAGATTGCAGCAACTGCTGGTTGGGATCACAG GCGATCACAACTTTTATCTGGGGagccggcaagctttgagaggaaGGGGATGGAGCCAGAGGCTAAGTGA
- the LOC123407691 gene encoding protein DECREASED SIZE EXCLUSION LIMIT 1-like isoform X1 — MASDRESQRRRPSPDPVAVLRGHRAAVSDACFHPDLPLLFSGAADGELRVWDTASHRTVSSIWAHGGAAGVYSIAAGSGLGNAIISQGRDGLCKGWVIEEAGLSRRPIFTIKTSTYHFCKMSLVKVPCSAHGTQTKLNGSNIGPEPQRVPIEDNTGSDVLNPAEGTQEYDQGSSLDGQNILTIAGQESSEVELWDIKNSTKIMCLPKRCSANMTGHPTKQKGLCMAVQAFIPCESGGYVNILSSYEDGSTLWWDVRKPGSPLSSVKYHSESALSIAIDGLCTGGISGGADNKIAMFSLDHQKGMFSLRNEIESERPGIAGTAIRPDNKIAATAGWDHRRSQLLSGEPASFERKGMEPEAKLRVYNYNKGNALAILKYHSATCAAVAFSHDCKLLASCSADTTVALWELYPPKTPSKIDITTEEAEK; from the exons ATGGCCAGCGACCGGGAGAGCCAGcgccgccgcccgtcgccggACCCCGTGGCGGTGCTGCGGGGGCACCGCGCAGCCGTCAGCGACGCCTGCTTCCACCCCGACCTCCCGCTCCTCTTCTCCgg CGCGGCCGACGGGGAGCTCAGGGTCTGGGACACAGCGAGCCACCGTACCGTCTCCTCCATCTG GGCTCACGGCGGCGCGGCTGGGGTGTATTCCATCGCTGCAGGCTCCGGACTTGGGAACGCGATCATTAG CCAGGGCAGGGATGGTTTGTGCAAAGGCTGGGTGATTGAAGAAGCTGGGCTCTCAAG GAGGCCCATATTTACAATTAAAACAAGTACATACCATTTCTGTAAGATGTCACTGGTTAAGGTTCCATGTTCTGCACATGGCACACAAACTAAGTTGAATGGCTCAAATATTGGCCCTGAGCCGCAAAGAGTACCTATTGAAGATAATACAGGATCAGATGTTTTAAATCCTGCAGAAGGAACACAAGAATATGATCAAG GCAGTTCCTTGGATGGACAAAATATATTGACAATCGCTGGTCAAGAATCGTCTGAG GTTGAACTATGGGACATTAAAAATTCAACAAAGATAATGTGTTTGCCCAAAAGATGCAGTGCTAATATGACAGGTCACCCTACCAAGCAAAAAG GTCTATGCATGGCTGTGCAAGCTTTCATCCCATGTGAATCTGGAGGCTATGTTAATATTTTATCAAG TTATGAAGATGGAAGCACTCTTTGGTGGGATGTACGAAAGCCTGGGTCACCCTTATCTTCAGTGAAATATCATTCGGAATCAG CTTTATCCATTGCTATTGACGGTTTATGCACCGGTGGGATCTCAGGAGGTGCTGATAATAAAATAGCCATGTTTTCCCTTGATCATCAGAAG GGCATGTTTTCTCTCAGGAATGAAATAGAAAGTGAGAGACCTGGTATAGCGGGTACAGCGATTCGGCCAGACAACAAGATTGCAGCAACTGCTGGTTGGGATCACAG GCGATCACAACTTTTATCTGGGGagccggcaagctttgagaggaaGGGGATGGAGCCAGAGGCTAA GCTTCGAGTGTATAACTACAATAAAGGAAATGCTCTGGCCATTCTAAAGTATCACAGCGCTACG TGTGCCGCGGTGGCTTTCTCACATGACTGCAAATTGTTGGCCTCTTGCTCGGCGGACACCACGGTTGCGTTATGGGAGCTGTATCCCCCGAAAACACCCAGCAAAATTGACATCACAACCGAGGAGGCTGAGAAATAG